A region of the Perognathus longimembris pacificus isolate PPM17 chromosome 7, ASM2315922v1, whole genome shotgun sequence genome:
TAAAGAAAGTTAACaacaaagggaaaatgaaaattcAGTTCTCTCAAAAAGTTATAAACACAGAAGGGAAGATATACTTCTACAGCAATATGCATATGTCAATACTGTATTATCACTGTATTGTCTCTGGTTGACTTGGAATGCATCTTAATCTCAAAGCAGGGTACAATACAAAATGATGCAACTATATAAAGCTGGCAAATTAAAATTGGCCCAAGTACACAGCGAGGTGGAAAGAATAAGGGGTCAGTCCTCAAACTATAGAAACCTAGAATGTTTGCCACAATTTATATTGGAAGTAGGTGCAAATAGTACAAATTTTCATATTCTAACTCTATAACCATAAGATACTTCCTCTTTGATCTAGGAgttgaaaaatacaattttttttccaatttttatcatCAGCAAATATACCATGTTGTAACAGTCTGacctattttcttttattgtactttgccaatagcaggaagtattttttgttttcaatattttctgcttttttcatCACCAATTGGATACTACTAGTACATACTTCTACCACTGTCATCACCACAGAAGCAAAGGTAATTACCCATTTATAGAATAGGCACAATTCTAAGCAGTATAAATGTGATAAATTCATTCATCCTTAAAACCTTGtaactattatctctaatttacaGATAAGGACACATACAAAACAATCAAATGACTTATCCAAGAATACTGCTGAGTAGCACAGACTATCTGAATTGAGGCAGTCTGATTTTAGGACCAGTGTCTTGACTGCTAAAGTCTCTTCTTGATTCAATCAAGACATGAAGAGCAAATTGTCTTGAAGATAAGAGAAACAAATGGTACAGAACTTTGGTAAATCTGGgtccaaaaaccaaaaccaaaaaccccaaccaaacaaaaatcccaaaaTAGGCACTAGCCTATTATTGCATTATAGCCTATATATTGCATTGTAATTATGTATCAACAATTCAGAGAGAAATACTGTACAGATTAAATTGAATACTACTTCAAATTTAAATGTACTCAATCTAAATAAAGGCTTGTCCAACTTgccatatttttatgttttcaataCCAGTTCCATTAGGTTTAACTTGGTTTCACTAAACTTCTACCACAAAAGTAGGGTAcgaaagaataatgaaaaaaaggCAACAAGTAAAAACAGTTTTTATATGTGCTTGGCTTATAGTCTGGGCAGAGTTTGTATCAGGCAAAAGGTATAATCTTTCAGTTTACCTTCATGTACAAGGGAGAGTATAAGTATAAAGAAGTGCGTATTTATCGTAAAACACCCTTGCAGTCTTTGTGTGGGGTTCCAGTAAATAATTACTAACGGCGGAGTGTATCACAAAATAGAGGATGACTTATACAGATTCCTTCATCAATTTCTTGTAATTACCTCACcaaaaaagacaggaagaagtCATTTTAAATTGgttaaattctatattttaaatgtatttgaaaTCATTAGAAAAAACTTACTGCTTAGATTTCATTTACATGCACAAGGACTAattaacatatatagaaaaaaagcataaaatacattACTGATATATGTGAGCCAATCAAGTGAAAAACATATTAGACTAAAAGCTAGAGTTTGGGGGGACATTAGGAATATGAGGTTTATCATACTGAGAAATTGTTAAATTCTGCCTGAGCTGAGTATAGTACTATATTATTTGAGGTTTATCATACTGAGAAATTGTTAAATTCTGCCTGAGCTGAGTATAGTACTACATTATTTGAGGATGCATTACACCACCCAGTTGATTCATAGAAGCTTTAAGACAGTCCTGAGGTACAGTAAATTGTGTTTTAATTGCTCTGCATTTTGAGCACTCATGGCTTTTGCTTAATGGAGTTCTCTTGGAACCACATATGCATAGATACCAACGGTTTAATGTAGTGATACTTCAAAagctttctcctggtttttcttttaaaataaaggtgGGGAATAAAAAGGTTCCCCACTTGCCCGGCCATATAAGGGCTGCAAAACCACCTGGTCCATGATGGAACACAGACATGTATGCTTCTTGTCAGACTTCTTGTTGCCTATAATGATAAATTTTGTATGGCCTGGGAATGCtgttataaatatacatatggaaAAGGTTCCCATCTCTGTCTTAGAACAATAAAAATGATCTTGTCACTGGAAATAAACATTAACCATGAAAAATTATCATTAGTGTTTGAAAGCTTTACAGATTTTAACATCTCAAACAGAATTTAACACGTACAAGTGATagagaatattaaaaggaaacttAACGGAGAGATGCTAAATTTTTTTCTCCCTCGAAAGAGGGATCTCCCTAAACCTCTTTCTATCGTCCTTTATTTATTTCTGGAGATTGAATTAAGGGCAAAATTcaactaggcaagtgctttgtacTGAGTTGCGCCACTAGTGCCTAAAACAATTTTACTTGGATAGCAAACATGGTCTTCTTAAGCTACTttagagtttaaaaaaacaaaataaacaaaaaacctggGCAAATTCACTACAGTTCAAAACAGCAGGTTTTATAGGGCAAAACTACCCATCTCTAACTCAATTTTCAGGTGATAAAGGTAAAGTTAGGTATCTGGAATTATTAACAACAGGTGTTAATGTTTCTTTATTAACTAGATTTAGTTATAATTTATTGTCTACAATTATGCATCAGGTAGTATGTATTTTGCATTAATCTCAAATTTCTTCATAAAACTGGCTATCTAATATAAAGgcaaatgtattttattaattatcTTGTCTTCATTTGGCCAGAGTTAAGGAAGTCTGGACTAGGGCAGAATCTACACATGTAATAGTAGTTCCTTGTTGCTGGACAACTACTGCAGAACCCATTCCTGGTGACAGACTTAGTGGGCAAGGCAGGGCAAAAAAACCCGCAAGAGATAActtctttatgtgtgtgcatgtgtgcttgtgtttgtgttttccagtactgaactcaggccctcttgCTCTGGctcaggtttttttttgctcacagctggcagtCTACCAATAGAACTACACCGCTCATTCtggattttgctttttaattggagatgagagtcttgatATTTCTCTGCCTCATCTGGCTCCTAATTGTGATAatcaaatttcagccttctgagtagctaggtttatagtcatgagccaccagtgttaggCTCAGAGACTTCTTTGTACTTAGGTTGAAAacaacttacattttttttcttgtatcaaTTGAACCATCTAATGGAAAAGGAATGCCAGAAAATAGTACCTTTTTGGTTTCAAATTGTGCTTCTTCCTGACAGCACCCTCTGCAATCAGGATCCAGCTGAAGTAGGCTGAATTGTCCAAGTAGATCACAAGAGCTGCAGAGTAAGTTGCTAGAGAAGCCCAACTCTCTGCATGCCTCTGATGAGAACTCTGCCCCCAAAGCAGACACCTGAAAATAAATATGAGCAAGAAAGCATagtttcatatacatatatgacttTCAAAAGCAATTCCAACACACTGGTGATGAACTATGAAATGTTTCATTTGGAGACAaattctaaaattttttttttttttttttggccagtcctgggccttggactcagggcctgagcactgtccctggcttcttcccgctcaaggctagcactctgccacttgagccacagcgccgcttctggccgttttctgtatatgtggtgctggggaatcgaacctagggcctcgtgtatccgaggcaggcactcttgccactaggttatatccccagcccctctaaaatatttttgaactcTATAAGCTACATTAGTCTTTGGTTTTTGGGGCcttagcttttcctgctcaaagctaatgctctaccacttatgctacagctccatttctgactttttgctgggtagagataagagtttcagacttttcttccccagcatGATTCAAACCATAaccatcaggtctcagcctcctgagtaggtagaattacaagtgtgagctactggtgcctgacaGGCTCTAAAAATATGACCTCATTTATTTTAGTGAATAAATGGATTAATTAAGAAGATTTATTACATATCTTTTGTTAAACAATCACtagtttaaaagtaaattttctaataagaaaaattaattccCATGTCATTTAAGAACTTAGTATCTGTTTTTACAACACTAGCTTGGTGTAGATACATCCAGCAGGGGAAGGACAGGAAGAGGAATGGGATTAGGGAAGACAGAACACATCAGAAATCAAACTTTTGGCTTTAGGCACTAGTTCAATCCATTTACATGATGTATAATCTTGGGCTACACTCTCTAAGCTTTAATTTCTGTACTAATAAAGCAGGAGACAATACTTTCTACATAAAACAGACTATGTAAAGATTAAATGACTTCTGTAATCATTCTGAATGACCAAAAACAGGCTTTCAAAAacattagccaggcactgatggctcaggactgtagtcctagctactcaggaggctgaaatctgaggattgctattcacagcccgcccaagcagaaaagtctacgaaattcttatctccaagtaaccgggAAGTGTGATcgcagtggtagaatgctagccttgagctgaaaaaactaaggggtagcatgaggccctgagttaaggctCTGAAACcagtacagaaaataaaacaagcccTCAAACCATTACCTCTCCTCCCTTATCCATTCGTCTTTCCCTTCTCAGTGTACAAGGCTTATCTCCATTTGTCCAAAGCCAGTCCGATACCTGCTTTGGATTCTATCATCTATTTCAGAAATTTAATTgcattgtatatttttattgtacattCAAGCCCTATGGTTTTAATTGTTCTTGCTGCGTTGCCATTTAAATTTGCTAAAAAATGCCAAATGCAAAGGCATTCAAGCCTGTTCTTCAGCTATACCTTCCACAGGCTTGCCCTCTTTCcctgtttccttttttctcttttgtgcatCTCTTAAATGTGGTTGCTTCCCACAATTCTCATTTTGACTCTGATTTACTTGCTTTCTGTGGAAAATATCTGCTGTGGCCATTACTGAATACtctaaagttttttttattgAGTAGCAAGCTTCCAAAGCCAACAGCCTCCTTGATTTTGACTTAGATACTACATATGTATTAAAAATTCACAATCTTGCTATATCGAAACTTACCCGTCTCCCTTAAATCTAGCCCTCTGATGTATTTAGTAgcttaaaaaaaggggggagggtacCGTTTCTGTGACCACCCAGTTTCCCACCTACTCTCTCCACCATTCTTACAACTAATTATGTTTAATACATTCTCACAATTCTGTCCTTGAACAAACTCTCAAAACTTTTCTTCCTCAGTGGCTTAAATAATCCTTGCTCGCTCCCACCATTTCTCATTACTTATCTAATCCCTACTACCTCCTAGATATGAAGGGAGTACTGCAGtattttgaagtaaaaaaaaagcaaaacaacaaacaaaccacttATTACTCTACATACCTTCCCCTCTAGAATTTTTTCATCACTTTTTCTACCTTGTTATTCCTATTTATTTCTAAGAACCTAATCAGTGCTTTTCTTTTAGGAAGActtttctaaaggattcagatctCAATTTTAGCCATAGTACTTTTAGTCTCTGAAAAATTGGTGCATAATTACCCTAAAGTGCCACTTGGAAGACTGTAACATGTGAATCTAGGGTTTTTCTGACTCTCCAACAATATTGTGAGCTCTTCAGTTTCGTGAGGAAATGGTATTTTTGAGGGCTGTTCGATCATTGCTTTGCAGATTCAAGATTATGAATATAAAGAACATCCAGTACATATGTTTAAGCAACTTCACAGATGAAATTCCAATGATAAGTATAGCAATTCAAATCTATGTTACACCTGGTAtggttttattaaaaaataactaaacagcATGTAAATATGCACATGAAAGccaaatactattttattttattttattttttttgctggtcctggggtttgaactcagggcctaggcattgtccctgagctgcttttgctcaaggctagcactctaccacttgagccacaaagccacttccgactttttctgtttatgtggtgctgaggaatcgaacctaggccttcatgtatgctaggtaagcactctgccactgagccaccttcccaggccccCAAATACTAAATTTTATAACAATTAGCCATTCTTATATGAAATTCTTAAGACAGGTCTtgactaataaaaatgaaagtagaaTTGACCAAGAGATTCATTCTCTATTTTTCAATGCattatttttgtagttattttactCTTCACTGTCTGGAATGTCAACCTTCTCATGTAATTCTGAACAAATCTCAAACTTGGGACTGATGAGTTTAGAGAATGAACTCTAACATAATAACGCAGTCCAGATATTTTGCTAAGAGCTTGACATTATTCTTTAAATAGTATGGTTGTTTCcactgaacagagaaaataggggCTTAGGATAGTTAAGATAATTTGTCTGAAACTACACAGCCATTCTAATtgggctgaggtggaatctcaatgttgttttgatctgaTTTCTTGtagggccagagatgttgagcatttcttcatgtgtctattatcCATCCTTATTTCCTCttgagagaagtctctctttaagtctttagcccacttattactggggcagttgtttctttgaggatttgtagtTTGGAGACTTAATTttctgagttctaagtatattttagatatgaggcccttgtctgttgtatggctagagaagaccttctcccagtctgtggcctttctatttatcttgcaagccatGCCCTTGGCCATGCAGAAGttttgcagtttcatgcaatcccatttttctagcctttctttgatttgttgtgtttctgggcctttattaagaaagttttgacctgtcccaaggagccctagtgtttctcctattccttcctgtaatgttttcagggtatctgcttttaccttgaggtctttggaatagccattatcaagaaaactaaaaaaatgagtgagggggctaacaagcatgacaagaaatgtactcactaccttacatatataactgtaacccctctgtatatcgccTTGATgacaaaattaagtaaataaaattacaaaaaaaaactgcACAGAAATGATAGAGCAGCATTAAGATTCTAATCCTGGCCTACCCTCAGAACCTGAAATGAACAGGTCCCTATCAAATGTCATATGGAAGATGATTTCCCCTGAGCAGtgttgggcgggggaggggggggagcctAGTATGTGTGTGGTATTGGGGGTCTGCATGAGTACAGTAAATCAGTTTTATAGGAATGGATGAGCTAGTTgcagttttctctctttttcatgCTGTCACTTCCACTTACATTTTTTAACCATGAGTTCAAACATGTTTTAACCATGAGTTCAAACATGTAAGGCCCTCTCCAGAGGTAGTTGCTCTATCCCGGGCTTTTCAGACTGGAATGTAAGCTGAAATAACATATTGTTCTGTATAAATGACTAGGTCTCATGTAGTCCAAGGGAAAAAATGGGTTAAAACAACCTCTAACTACTGTTACTACCATACTGCACAACATCCGTAATGCTTCATTGAAATATCATCCCTTGCTTATAAGACATAGCAAGGTATGAGCCTATGAAGAACTGGGGTGGGAAATGGATCATCAGAATTCTGACTGAGAAAATATTATACATGATCTGAAAGGATTGAATACCACTTAGCTCTAAGAAGTTTTAGTAAACAGCTctcttaggttaaaaaaaatctttaggtaATCTACTCTGAAAACACAAGAGAACAATCTAACAAAATATAAGTTATTTCCTGATGACAGGTTTCCTTTctacctcctttttctttttgtaacaaGTGCTGGATGGAGACTGAATCCAGAACCCAAGGCTTGCCAGGCAAATATTCTACTCTTGAGCTACATCTTGctcttttgtttctgtatttcatttttaagatgGGGCCTTGCTAACTTTTGTTTAGTTTGGTCTCAAACTGAAGATCCTTCTACCTCTACTGCCTGAGTAGGTGGGAATACAGATAACAAGTCCTATAACTGTTTTATTCCTTTGAGACAAATGCACAATCCATGTagttttttctctaatttctgtTTATCCACAGTTCTCTACACtccttttcatgttttgttttgttttttctttcttaagaacACTACTAATTACAGAAGAGATGGGAATAAATAAACCTTAGAATAGTTAAAATAGTTCAATAAGGATGAATGTCTAGACTCTTTTGTTGATCTCTTTGGGGAGAAGTGTGTGTTAAGACCCCATATCTCTGGTTAGAGAGAGCTGGAATGATTCCCTATTGTTTGGCTACCATTTTCCTTCGATCTAGACTCTTATGAAGCCAATTTATAGTTTAGTGAGTGCGGTTTATCATTGTCCTAAAGCAACTGCAGTGATCTTGTTGACAAGAAATAGCATGAAACAAGACAAAGGACAAGGAGGTGATTTATACCTTAGTGGGACTTACAAAAATAAGCAAGgaacaatgacaaaaacaaagtaaaggaaAATTATCTGTTCTCTTTAGCAACACGAATTGTCATGGGGCAGGAAAAATGGaggcatacacatgcatacacaccatGATCTGATTAAGATCatagtgcagggctggggatatggcctagtggcaagagtgcctgcctcggatacacgaggccctaggttcgattccccagcaccacatatacagaaaatggccagaagcggcgctgtggctcaagtggcagagtgctagccttgagcgggaagaagccagggacagtgctcaggccctgagtccaaggcccaggactggccaaaaaaaaaaaagatcatagtgTAATgcaatgtaaaatatataataaaaaccaATACAAAGACATTACATCTGATTTTCCACATCTGGGAAGGGAATGTGAATTAAGCTATCATTCTAAACACCTTGCTTCACAGAgaacataaaaaaattaaggaCAAGAGTAAATTATTTGCCTTATAGTCAGTTGCTGAACTAAATTATATGACACCATGAATTTAATGGGCAGAGTATGGTAGAGGTGTATAGGATGCCTGTTTCTAAGAATACTTAAGTGGAATAGTGTGGTTGTAGCTAGGATTTAATCTGATTGGTTATTATTTTGTTAAGATGCTCTGATCTGTGGAGTCACATTTACAAGTGAATGGATAAAGTCACAGCATATAACATCTGAACTTTAATTTCTCTTCCTCCTACAACTCTCATACATACCTACAACTGGAATCAGATAAGAGCTATATGAAGTAAATTGTAACAGACTGTTTTATAGTAGTTTACAAATAGGCTTTGTGCTTCTATGCTGTCAGATCTTTGCTTATGGATTCCCTAATTCATTCACCAAATATCTTTGATAATCAGGTATTATATTATGTATGTCACTAGAGATAAAACAATAATCAGGAACAGTGAGCTGGTTTTTCCTTATGGCAAGGTCCAGTTAACTCAGTGAGAGAATACCATGTTGCAACAAGTTGTAATAGAATGTTAAAAGAACCTGAAAGAACTAGTACTTATCACTACTGGAGTACAGAGAGACTCCTAATCTCTACCTGGGCTGTTGAGAAGTTTGCCTGGAGAAAGGTGAGTTAAGTAGGTAAGTAGTAGAAACATTCAAAGAGTAGGAGCTGATAGGAAGCAGCTGCTAAGTGATGGAAACTCCATGGTCTGGTGAGGGATAACAGTAtaggaaatataataaaatgagtGACTCCGATTTTCCATTTCTATCTTTTGTTCTCCCAGTAGAGCAAATATTGGGAAATAAGCCTAAATAAGCAAGTGCCTCGCTAAAGAACATCAAGGACAGACTCTATCTTAAAAGCAAGAGGAAAAGTATTAATTATGACAGACTTTAGAAAGAACACTTGGATGTAATGTAGAGATTTGGTTGGAAAGGGAGAAAATTAGACAGAGAAACTAGTTAGCAAAAATCTTATGGTACCCTCAGGCCAGAAACTGGCCTGAACTTAAAAGTACTACATGTGGAAAAAGAATCaaacattagatttttttttaaggatttaatGACTGATCCAgttcaaagagagaaagagaattaagAAGTTTCTGGCTTGGGCAACTGGGAAATGAATAGTCAGTCACTTAGATTTCCCAATAGAAATAATTCAAAGGGCAAAACAGAAACCTGGTATTTTTGAGAGATAACTGGAGAGAGATCTGTGGCCCAATGAAAAGATGAACAATTTGCTAACCAATTTCTGAGACATTCAGAAAGTAAAACCAGTAAGATTTGTTATCTGCCAGGATGTGAATTACAGCatacaaggaaaggaaggagtcaGAGATGCCTTTCAAGTTTCTGACTTGGGATTCTGTGCATGTTGCTGTGGTACACTGTTCAATGGCCTTGAGTTCCTCCTATCCTGGaatacttccttccttccactgtgaTTCTGTCATTTGTTCcatgtggagatggagtctattcccccacctcccccacctctGAATCATGGACATGTCTTGGGCCTTGCTTTGACAAGTATTACACGATGGAAGTAACACATGAGATTTTCAAGGCAAGATCTTAGGAAGCATTGTTAAGCTTTGGTTTTCCTAAAGCACTGTCCCAAGATTGTTGTGAAGTTTGCAGTCTACTGAAAGTGAGAATTCACAAGGAGAACTACAGGTCTGAGCTGACAGTGCCAACTATAAATGATGATTCCCTTATATTTTGCAATTCAGCTAGAGATCCAAACTGGATAAAGGAGACCAGAGGAAATTAATAAAGCAATGCTCCTCTCACACACAGAATGGTTTACAAAATACTTTTAAGCCacgaaattattttttcttggggATGAGGGGCTACACAGTGACACCAGCTTTCAGAGAATCAGATTATGAAAAGGCCGCTTGTTAGGGGAGAGATATCCCAGTAATTTCCAGATTTACTAAGTGACTAACAAAACTGTATTGGAATGTTAGAGACTTAAAAGAAATTGAGTTTGGGGCAAagcgcgtgcgcacgcgcacacacacacacactccgagGAGACTTTCAAATCTCCTTCAGACATTATTGCAGAGGACTGTGGAACTTAAAACTCCTAACTTCTTAGTTATATCAATTAAAGTCAAGTAATGTAGGAGAAAAATTTTCAGCAGTCCCAGCAAAGAATAACTTTAGCAGAATTAAGCTGCAGTAGTGCCTAACATGTTATCATTCACACAGCATGCAGTACGTGGAGTACAAACTCCTTATAAGTTAACTGAAGTTGCTTCCTAAGTAAGGCGGAAAAAGtcaattttcctatttcaaaGATTAAGAACACAGGTATCTGCTAAtggagaaaatagaaatttaaaaaaaaaaaggaaggggaacaaaGGAACACAGGAATTGCTCGAATGGACCAGAAATTCCTTAATGATGTAGAAGCCTTATAGGGATGGGTAAGGGTAGTTAGTTCCGTGTATTTCTgcacaatttaaaagaaatcttcaCTCCTTTCCAAGCTttattgcttttttccccctctcgcCGCTGTGATGTACAACACGTTTCCAGTTAGAGTTGTGTAAGGAAAAAACTTCCCAAGACAGATCAGAAACTCAACCTGAAATACAGCCACGTAGCGCAGCGGCCAGAGCATCCGCCCGGAAGCCCGGTCCCTCCCACCCTGCCCCGGTGCGGCTCCCGTGCGGGACGCCatctgcagtcctcctcctttgCCAGGCCTCCGGCGGCCGCGGAACCGCCGCGGGGGTAACCGACACTCACCGCTTGAAGCACAGTCGCCAACAGCAACCTCAACCCAAACGCCGGCCTGAGCCACCCGCACTGCCCGGTCGCCATCGCTCCCAACTACCGTCAATCTCCGGACGCGCTGAGGACCCCCAAGGCTGAGAGGTGTCCATTCCACAGCCTGACTCGAAACCGGACGCCAAAGGCCGCTGCCCTCAAATCTCTTATTCAGCAGAGGCACAACGGAATGTAAGAACTTTAGGGCGATCGGATCTAAAGACAGTCGTCGGGTGCTTCCAATTACTCAAATCAGGCACTTTCCCTAACTCCCCATTCGTGGGTTTCCTTGGGCCCTTTCCTTTCATTCAGGACATTTCGTCAGGCAGCTACGAAGCCCCGCCTCCGCCAGTTTTAGCCCTGCCTTTTTCTCTAACTTGAGCCAATCGCATGCCGCTTTGGTTTAGCCCGGCGGCCATGGAGCCCAACCGTAAACCCAACTCCGAGCAGAACGCCGGGGGTCTGGCAACCAATGAACAGTGCCGactcggagggggggggggtggagtctgTGGTTGCCGAGCAGCGTACGTAGATGCGCGCGCGTGGTGGCCgcgggggatgggaagggggcggggcggagggcggcgcAGTCGCAGCCGCAGCGCTGGTAGAGGAGCGCGCGTCCGTGAGCcgaggagggtgg
Encoded here:
- the Selenof gene encoding selenoprotein F; its protein translation is MATGQCGWLRPAFGLRLLLATVLQAVSALGAEFSSEACRELGFSSNLLCSSCDLLGQFSLLQLDPDCRGCCQEEAQFETKKLYAGAILEVCGUKLGRFPQVQAFVRSDKPKLFRGLQIKYVRGSDPVLKLLDDNGNIAEELSILKWNTDSVEEFLSEKLERI